In Arsenicicoccus dermatophilus, a genomic segment contains:
- a CDS encoding DUF2785 domain-containing protein → MAKRDSTLLPDDLRAALEGLAARDGSAREAALATVVRGAQQLARKERQALGDALVELLEAPDGHTRSFATVPLAYLASVMVWRRSWTPRFLDWWVQEPDQRGFVAEIGWVHAVAHGADVLGELGQTSTVPAGVLLDAVARRLAHPSSTVWRDQEEDRLALAVAQVLLQDDLGASDATGWIRQLSDRMATGEAPIPATTINTCRTMRSLYVVVDGEVPAERARAVKHAGRVQEEIRRLLVVVEPWLAASR, encoded by the coding sequence ATGGCGAAGCGCGACTCCACCCTGCTCCCGGACGATCTGCGGGCGGCTCTGGAGGGCCTGGCGGCGCGCGACGGCTCCGCGAGGGAGGCTGCTCTTGCCACCGTGGTCCGCGGGGCGCAGCAACTCGCACGCAAGGAACGTCAGGCTCTCGGCGACGCCCTGGTGGAGCTCCTCGAGGCCCCGGACGGACATACGCGATCCTTCGCCACGGTGCCGCTCGCCTATCTCGCCAGCGTCATGGTGTGGCGGCGCTCGTGGACGCCGAGGTTCCTCGACTGGTGGGTGCAAGAGCCGGACCAGCGTGGCTTCGTGGCCGAGATCGGCTGGGTGCACGCCGTCGCCCACGGGGCCGACGTCCTCGGGGAGCTGGGCCAGACCAGCACCGTGCCGGCCGGTGTCCTGCTGGACGCCGTCGCCCGCCGACTTGCCCACCCGAGCTCCACCGTCTGGCGTGACCAGGAGGAGGACCGGCTGGCCCTGGCCGTCGCCCAGGTGCTGCTGCAGGACGACCTGGGCGCCTCCGACGCCACCGGGTGGATCCGTCAGCTCTCGGACCGCATGGCCACCGGTGAGGCCCCGATTCCCGCGACCACGATCAACACCTGCCGCACCATGCGCAGTCTCTACGTCGTGGTGGACGGTGAGGTCCCTGCGGAGCGGGCGCGGGCGGTCAAGCACGCCGGCCGGGTGCAGGAGGAGATCCGCCGCCTCCTCGTGGTGGTCGAGCCATGGCTCGCGGCGAGTCGGTGA
- a CDS encoding DUF2599 domain-containing protein produces the protein MLLGTTFVGGVRVAPARAQLEVGNGRPCSRTPEVRVVDRVTRTVAAARWITRGSARSLAVTPTWAGAGWAGAADAVLAELRGHHREMELPVMQDQLRCHVLFAPAKRVWHLEPARPDVGLAATIAARCNPGDERDPDGR, from the coding sequence GTGCTCCTTGGCACGACCTTCGTGGGTGGGGTGCGAGTCGCGCCGGCGCGTGCCCAGCTCGAGGTCGGCAACGGGCGCCCGTGCTCCCGCACCCCGGAAGTGCGGGTGGTCGATCGGGTGACCCGCACGGTCGCCGCTGCGCGCTGGATCACTCGGGGCTCGGCTCGCTCGCTGGCCGTCACACCGACCTGGGCGGGGGCCGGGTGGGCCGGTGCGGCCGACGCGGTGCTGGCCGAGCTGCGCGGCCATCACCGGGAGATGGAGCTGCCGGTCATGCAGGACCAGCTGCGGTGCCACGTGCTCTTCGCGCCGGCGAAGCGGGTGTGGCACCTGGAGCCGGCCCGCCCCGACGTCGGCCTCGCGGCCACGATCGCGGCCCGGTGCAATCCCGGTGACGAGCGGGACCCCGACGGTCGATGA
- a CDS encoding enoyl-CoA hydratase/isomerase family protein: MDLGTFDTLLVEQDGDALVVTVNRPQAMNALAMQVVTDLGELLSSLEDRVGQDGRWPLRGVIITGAGEKAFVAGADIVEMQSMSPAEGEEYSRRMQGVTERLEALPVPVIAAVNGFALGGGCELAMACDWIYASTRARFGQPEVNLGLVPGFGGSVRLSRRVGLGMARELIFTGRMIDAPEALRIGLVNQVFDDRESLIAGAKATVAELAGKSAVAVAASKRLLNDVEPLTVHEGLDQEAQAFRAAFETQDKAEGVRAFVAKETPTFPGR; the protein is encoded by the coding sequence ATGGACCTCGGCACCTTCGACACGCTGCTCGTCGAGCAGGACGGCGACGCCCTCGTCGTCACCGTCAACCGGCCCCAGGCGATGAACGCACTCGCCATGCAGGTGGTCACCGACCTGGGGGAGCTGCTGAGCTCCCTCGAGGACCGGGTCGGTCAGGACGGACGCTGGCCCCTCCGCGGGGTCATCATCACGGGCGCGGGGGAGAAGGCCTTCGTGGCTGGGGCCGACATCGTCGAGATGCAGTCCATGTCGCCGGCGGAGGGTGAGGAGTACTCCCGTCGCATGCAGGGGGTGACCGAGCGCCTGGAGGCCCTTCCGGTGCCGGTCATCGCCGCGGTCAACGGGTTCGCCCTGGGCGGCGGGTGCGAGCTGGCCATGGCGTGCGACTGGATCTACGCGTCGACCCGGGCTCGGTTCGGCCAGCCGGAGGTCAACCTGGGCCTGGTGCCGGGGTTCGGCGGCTCGGTGCGGCTGAGCCGCCGCGTGGGTCTCGGTATGGCCCGGGAGCTGATCTTCACGGGGCGGATGATCGACGCCCCGGAGGCGCTGCGCATCGGCCTGGTCAACCAGGTGTTCGACGACCGCGAGTCCCTGATCGCCGGGGCCAAGGCCACCGTGGCCGAGCTGGCGGGGAAGAGCGCCGTCGCCGTCGCGGCCTCCAAGCGGCTGCTGAACGACGTCGAGCCCCTCACCGTCCACGAGGGCCTGGACCAGGAGGCGCAAGCCTTCCGGGCGGCCTTCGAGACGCAGGACAAGGCCGAGGGCGTGCGGGCCTTCGTCGCCAAGGAGACCCCTACCTTTCCCGGTCGCTGA